One window of the Eucalyptus grandis isolate ANBG69807.140 chromosome 8, ASM1654582v1, whole genome shotgun sequence genome contains the following:
- the LOC120287133 gene encoding uncharacterized protein LOC120287133, giving the protein MSMFRVLLFILHVLLLLRTSCGVKKNHSCAASSCGEVRDIHYPFRLKGDPKGCGRSEYELACENNRTVLYLYAGRYYVKSIYYNNDSIYDFYGNITVVDDGLQKSNCSSLPRYSLASSNFSDYDPYSYFDVSSYVPVVFMKCSQPIASVASAWYINTEPCIEGAYPSDTPPNISQMKGYSYAVYGFPEDLHVGDIKDSCNITMMTLFSLYNRLSKMYGYNRVSPTYKDLHNMMACVSPTYVDLHNRMAEGFRLYYSGPLSPPPPPPPPPPPPPMSPQPPLQPPTSPQPPSSSTVFPVFAVLLVFAVFAVFAVCAVFTVFIVYAISAVSAVSGSGVSTVSGVSAVSGVSGVSALIAISTVSTVSAVFAIFAIFVGNFLPLCDYVPRGVVRTILLL; this is encoded by the coding sequence ATGAGCATGTTCCgtgttttgcttttcatattgCATGTTCTACTGCTACTGAGGACGAGTTGCGGTGTGAAGAAGAATCACTCATGTGCCGCTTCGTCTTGTGGTGAGGTTCGTGACATACACTATCCTTTTCGATTGAAAGGTGACCCGAAAGGCTGCGGCCGCTCTGAGTATGAGCTAGCTTGTGAAAATAATCGCACCGTTCTATATTTGTATGCTGGTCGATATTATGTGAAATCGATTTACTATAACAATGATTCCATATATGATTTCTATGGTAATATCACGGTGGTTGACGATGGACTGCAAAAAAGTAATTGCTCATCCCTCCCTCGTTACTCATTGGCGAGTTCCAACTTTAGTGATTATGATCCATACAGTTATTTTGATGTATCCTCATATGTGCCGGTGGTCTTCATGAAGTGCTCGCAGCCCATTGCTTCTGTTGCTTCTGCTTGGTATATCAATACTGAACCATGTATTGAGGGAGCATACCCTTCTGATACGCCCCCTAATATTTCCCAAATGAAGGGGTACTCATACGCTGTGTATGGGTTTCCAGAAGATCTACATGTAGGGGACATCAAGGATTCTTGCAACATAACCATGATGACTCTCTTCTCGCTTTATAACCGGCTGTCGAAAATGTATGGGTATAATCGTGTGAGCCCGACGTATAAGGACCTCCACAACATGATGGCTTGTGTGAGCCCAACGTATGTGGACCTCCACAAcaggatggctgaaggattcAGGCTCTATTATTCTGGACCTCTTTCTCCGCCACCTCCACCGCCTCCcccacctccgccgcctccgATGTCTCCGCAGCCTCCGCTGCAGCCTCCGACGTCTCCGCAGCCTCCGTCGTCTTCCACCGTCTTCCCCGTCTTTGCCGTCCTCCTGGTCTTTGCTGTCTTCGCCGTCTTCGCTGTCTGTGCTGTCTTCACCGTCTTCATCGTCTACGCCATCTCCGCCGTCTCCGCCGTCTCAGGCTCTGGTGTCTCCACCGTCTCCGGCGTCTCTGCTGTCTCCGGCGTCTCCGGCGTCTCCGCCCTCATCGCTATCTCCACCGTCTCTACCGTCTCTGCCGTCTTTGCCATCTTCGCCATCTTCGTCGGTAATTTTCTGCCTTTGTGTGATTATGTACCCAGAGGTGTGGTGCGAACCATATTACTCCTGTAA
- the LOC120286084 gene encoding rust resistance kinase Lr10-like, producing the protein LSYYANRWLNFSAVHFLATKFILGAPCVLIFLILKWMRRHQATDENIEEFLRAHNNFFPIRYSYSDIKRITQNFKCKLGEGGYGFVYRGILRSGNEVAVKILNKSKSNGQDFISEVATIGRIHHVNVVQLVGFCFEYSKQALVYDFMPNGSLDKHISYKDGDDPLDYKKMYEISLGIARGIEYLHRGCDMQILHFDIKPHNILLDQSFTPKVSDFGLARLYPTDRSIVSLTAARGTLGYMAPELFYKDIGGISYKADVYSFGMLLMEMAGRRRNLNAHAERSSQIYFPLWVYDQLSKEKELEMVDVIEEERETTRKMIIVALWCIQLSPNDRPSMRKVLDMLEGDMDKLQLPPKPLLYPREAPIDDVDIEIELETVSSSSSTPIVSSGSQFYHDREFMKSCIV; encoded by the coding sequence ttatcatactATGCTAATCGATGGCTAAATTTCTCCGCAGTCCATTTCCTAGCAACAAAATTCATACTTGGAGCTCCGTGTGTATTGATATTTCTAATCTTGAAGTGGATGAGAAGGCATCAAGCGACCGATGAAAACATCGAAGAGTTTTTACGAGCTCACAATAACTTTTTTcccataaggtactcttactcgGATATCAAGAGGAtcacacaaaatttcaaatgcaagtTAGGTGAGGGGGGATATGGTTTTGTATACAGAGGAATACTTAGAAGTGGTAATGAAGTTGCGgttaagattttgaacaaatcaaaatctaatgGCCAAGATTTTATAAGTGAAGTGGCCACAATTGGAAGGATCCACCACGTTAATGTAGTGCAACTTGTTGGCTTTTGCTTCGAATACTCCAAACAAGCTCTTGTCTATGATTTCATGCCGAATGGATCTTTGGATAAACACATTTCCTATAAGGATGGTGATGATCCTCttgattataagaaaatgtatgagatctctcttggcatagctagagggatagagtatctacatcggggatgtgatatgcaaattctacaTTTTGACATCAAGCCTCACAACATTCTCTTAGACCAAAGTTTCACTCCGaaagtttctgactttggacttgcaagACTTTATCCGACCGATCGCAGTATAGTATCGCTGACTGCagcaagaggaaccttgggTTATATGGCTCCTGAGCTATTCTATAAAGACATTGGTGGCATTTCTTACAAAgctgatgtttatagttttgggatGTTATTAATGGAAATGGCTGGTAGAAGGAGAAATCTAAATGCACATGCAGAGCGTTCGagtcaaatttactttcctttgtgggtttatgatcaacttagcaaagaaaaggaacttGAAATGGTAGATGTcatagaagaggaaagagaaacaacGAGGAAGATGATAATCGTTGCACTATGGTGTATACAATTGAGCCCTAATGATCGGCCATCGATGAGGAAAGTCCTAGATATGCTTGAAGGAGATATGGATAAACTACAACTACCTCCAAAACCACTTTTGTATCCAAGAGAGGCACCCATTGATGATGTTGACATTGAGATAGAACTTGAAACGGTCTCATCTTCGTCAAGTACTCCAATAGTTTCTAGCGGTTCCCAATTTTATCATGACCGTGAGTTTATGAAATCATGTATCGTGTGA